One genomic segment of Sphingorhabdus sp. M41 includes these proteins:
- a CDS encoding peroxiredoxin produces MKKWIVTLLAVALIGGAAFVYYTRSTNSEPLEIGVTAPDFTTTGALAGKEFQFSLADKLKDGPVVLYFFPKIFTEGCTIEANMFADATADFNAAGATVIGMSADDIEGLKKFSVSECRDKFAVARADEKIVEAYQVRMAPGLAMTNRTSYVIDQNGKIVFVHSATKPQGHVSGTLAKVKALAKS; encoded by the coding sequence ATGAAAAAGTGGATCGTGACCTTGCTAGCCGTGGCGCTCATTGGCGGAGCGGCCTTTGTCTATTACACTCGCAGCACCAATAGCGAACCGCTGGAGATTGGCGTTACCGCTCCTGATTTCACCACAACCGGCGCGCTGGCGGGCAAGGAATTTCAATTTTCGCTGGCCGACAAGCTGAAAGACGGACCGGTCGTGCTCTATTTCTTCCCCAAGATCTTTACCGAGGGATGTACGATCGAAGCCAATATGTTTGCTGATGCCACCGCTGACTTCAATGCTGCCGGTGCCACGGTGATCGGCATGTCAGCCGACGATATCGAAGGATTGAAGAAATTCTCGGTCTCCGAATGCCGCGACAAATTCGCCGTTGCCCGTGCGGATGAGAAAATTGTCGAGGCCTATCAGGTCCGCATGGCACCGGGTCTCGCGATGACCAACCGGACCAGCTATGTCATCGATCAGAACGGTAAAATTGTCTTTGTCCACAGCGCGACCAAGCCGCAAGGTCATGTCTCGGGTACGCTTGCAAAAGTGAAAGCACTCGCCAAAAGCTGA